The following proteins come from a genomic window of Oncorhynchus mykiss isolate Arlee chromosome 19, USDA_OmykA_1.1, whole genome shotgun sequence:
- the LOC110497450 gene encoding E3 ubiquitin-protein ligase TRIM39-like encodes MASSSSLLSEEQFLCSICLDVFTEPVSTSCGHNFCMACITKYWDSSDLCQCPLCQEKFSRQPKLRVNTTFREIIENHKLLRDTGKDESPAKPGKVHCDVCTGTKRKALKSCQVCLASYCKTHLEPHQISPAFKRHKLIDPVEDLEDRICKKHDRLLELFCRTDQTCVCQFCTETDHKTHDTVPIEDECGERKAQLGKTEAEVQRIIQELLQKVKEIKLSVHLSKRDAKREIADSIKVFTALVRSIEKGQARLIEEVEEKQKAVERQAEGLIKELEQEITELKRRSTELKQLSHTEDHLQLLQSFTSVVCTPPPTKDWSEISVHRAVRRAVSQLEETLNKEMEKLPEVKLKRIQQYAVDVTLDPDTANLFLILSDNGKQVRTGDTELNLPDNPKRFDRFIVLLGKDGFSSGRFYYEVTVKGKTRWDLGVARESTDRKGDITLSPEHGVWTMMLRDGNEYTACASPQVRLSLSEKPQKVGVFVDYEEGVVSFYNVEARSHIYSFTCCIFTEKIYPFFSPCSDDSGKNAAPLVISPVNHKY; translated from the coding sequence ATGGCTTCCTCCAGCAGTCTCCTGTCTGAAGAGCAGTTTCTGTGCTCTATCTGTCTGGATGTGTTCACTGAGCCAGTCTCCACTTCGTGTGGACACAACTTCTGCATGGCCTGTATAACAAAGTACTGGGATAGCAGCGACCTGTGTCAATGTCCACTGTGTCAGGAGAAATTCTCCAGGCAACCTAAGCTTCGTGTCAACACAACCTTCAGAGAGATTATAGAGAATCATAAATTGTTGAGAGACACAGGTAAAGATGAGTCCCCTGCCAAACCTGGAAAAGTGCACTGTGACGTCTGCACTGGGACGAAGCGCAAGGCCCTGAAGTCATGCCAGGTGTGTCTGGCATCTTACTGTAAGACTCACCTGGAGCCTCATCAAATATCCCCAGCATTCAAGAGACACAAGCTGATCGACCCTGTGGAGGACCTGGAAGACAGGATCTGTAAGAAGCACGACAGACTCCTGGAGCTGTTCTGTAGGACTGACcagacgtgtgtgtgtcagttctgCACTGAAACAGACCACAAGACTCATGACACTGTTCCTATAGAGGACGAGTGTGGAGAGAGGAAGGCTCAGCTGGGGAAAACTGAGGCAGAAGTGCAGAGGATTATCCAGGAGCTACTGCAGAAAGTTAAAGAGATTAAACTCTCAGTACATCTCAGCAAAAGAGATGCAAAGAGGGAGATAGCAGACAGCATAAAGGTCTTCACTGCTCTGGTGCGCTCCATTGAGAAAGGCCAAGCTCGGCTCATTGAGGAggttgaggagaagcagaaagcagTAGAGAGGCAGGCTGAAGGGCTCATTAAAGAACTAGAGCAGGAAATCACTGAGCTAAAGAGGAGAAGCACTGAGCTGAAGCAGCTCTCACACACTGAGGACCACCTCCAACTTCTCCAGAGCTTCACATCCGTGGTGTGCACCCCTCCACCCACCAAggactggtctgagatcagtgtTCACAGGGCTGTGAGGAGAGCTGTGTCTCAGCTGGAGGAGACATtgaataaagagatggagaagctGCCTGAGGTCAAACTGAAGAGGATTCAGCAGTATGCAGTGGATGTGACACTGGACCCTGATACAGCAAATCTCTTTCTCATCCTGTCTGACAATGGGAAACAAGTGAGAACTGGAGACACGGAACTGAATCTTCCGGACAATCCAAAAAGGTTTGATCGTTTTATCGTTCTCCTTGGAAAGGATGGCTTCTCCTCAGGGAGATTTTACTATGAGGTGACGGTTAAGGGTAAGACTAGGTGGGATTTAGGAGTTGCCAGAGAGTCCACTGACAGGAAGGGGGATATCACACTGAGCCCTGAACATGGAGTTTGGACTATGATGCTAAGGGATGGGAATGAGTACACAGCCTGTGCCTCACCGCAAGTCCGTCTCTCCCTGAGCGAGAAGCCCCAGAAGGTGGGGGTGTTTGTGGATTATGAGGAGGGTGTGGTCTCTTTTTataatgtggaggccaggtctcaTATCTACTCTTTCACTTGCTGCATCTTTACAGAGAAAATCTACCCATTCTTCAGTCCCtgtagtgatgatagtggtaaaAACGCAGCTCCTCTCGTCATCTCTCCTGTCAATCACAAATACTGA
- the LOC110498557 gene encoding E3 ubiquitin-protein ligase TRIM21-like gives MASSSSLLSEEQFLCSICLDVFTEPVSTSCGHNFCMACVTKYWNGKNMCQCPLCQETFSRRPKLHINATFREVVENFKKTRDRRKDGSPSNPEIVPCDVCTGMKHKALKSCLVCQTSYCETHLEPHQIALPLKRHKLIDPVVNLEDRICKKHDRLLELFCRTDQTCVCQFCTETDHKTHDTVPIEEESEERKVQLGKTEAEVQLIIQGRLKKVKDIKFSVDLSKRDAEREIADSIKVFTALVRSIEKSQAELIEVIEERQKAVECQAEGLIKELEQEITELKRRSTELKQLSHTEDHLQLLQSFSSVVCTPPLTKDWSEISVHSDLCVGTVRRAVSQLEETLNKEMEKLLEVKLKRIRQYAVDVTLDPDTAHLYLIMSEDGKQVRCGDTPQNRPPNPKRFYQYPIVLGKDGFSSGRFYYEVTVKRKTDWDVGVARQPKGRKVNISPSSAYRLWTVSLRDGNTYKACTFPPVFLSLREKPQKVGVFVDYEEGQVSFYDVEARSHIYSFTGCTFTEKLYPFFSPCMNAGGKNSAPLIISPVIHTH, from the coding sequence ATGGCTTCCTCCAGCAGTCTCCTGTCTGAAGAGCAGTTCCTGTGCTCTATCTGTCTGGATGTGTTCACTGAGCCAGTCTCCACTTCATGTGGACACAACTTCTGCATGGCCTGTGTCACAAAGTACTGGAATGGCAAGAACATGTGTCAATGTCCACTGTGTCAGGAGACATTCTCGAGACGACCTAAGCTTCACATCAACGCAACCTTCAGAGAAGTTGTAGAGAATTTTAAAAAGACGAGAGACAGACGTAAAGATGGGTCCCCTTCCAACCCGGAAATAGTTCCCTGTGACGTCTGTACTGGGATGAAGCACAAAGCCCTGAAGTCCTGCCTGGTGTGTCAGAcctcttactgtgagactcacctTGAGCCTCATCAGATAGCCTTACCATTAAAGAGACACAAACTGATCGACCCTGTGGTGAACCTGGAAGACAGGATCTGTAAGAAGCACGACAGACTCCTGGAGCTGTTCTGTAGGACTGACCAGACATGTGTGTGTCAGTTCTGCACTGAAACAGACCACAAGACTCATGACACTGTTCCTATAGAGGAAGAGTCTGAGGAGAGGAAGGTTCAGCTGGGGAAAACTGAGGCAGAAGTACAGCTGATTATCCAGGGGCGACTGAAGAAGGTTAAAGATATCAAATTCTCAGTAGATCTCAgcaagagagatgcagagagagagatagcagacaGCATAAAGGTCTTCACTGCTCTGGTGCGATCCATTGAGAAAAGCCAGGCGGAGCTCATTGAGGTGATTGAGGAGAGGCAGAAAGCGGTAGAGTGTCAGGCTGAAGGGCTCATTAAAGAACTGGAGCAGGAAATCACTGAGCTAAAGAGGAGAAGCACTGAGCTGAAGCAGCTCTCACACACTGAGGACCACCTCCAACTTCTCCAGAGCTTCTCATCCGTGGTGTGCACCCCTCCACTCACCAAggactggtctgagatcagtgtTCACAGTGATCTCTGTGTGGGGACTGTGAGGAGAGCTGTGTCTCAGCTGGAGGAGACACtgaataaagagatggagaagctGCTTGAAGTCAAACTGAAGAGGATTCGGCAGTATGCAGTAGATGTGACTCTGGACCCCGATACGGCACATCTATATCTCATCATGTCTGAAGATGGAAAACAAGTACGATGTGGAGACACACCACAGAATCGTCCTCCCAATCCAAAAAGGTTTTATCAGTATCCCATTGTCCTTGGAAAGGATGGCTTCTCCTCAGGGAGATTTTACTATGAGGTGACGGTTAAGCGGAAAACTGACTGGGATGTAGGTGTGGCCAGACAGCCCAAAGGCAGGAAGGTTAATATCTCACCTAGCTCTGCGTATAGACTCTGGACTGTGTCTCTGAGGGATGGGAATACTTACAAAGCCTGTACCTTCCCCCCTGTCTTCCTTTCCTTGAGAGAGAAGCCCCAGAAGGTGGGGGTGTTCGTTGACTACGAGGAGGGTCAGGTCTCTTTTTAcgatgtggaggccaggtctcaTATCTACTCTTTCACTGGCTGCACCTTTACAGAGAAACTCTATCCATTCTTCAGCCCCTGTATGAATGCTGGTGGTAAAAACTCAGCCCCACTCATCATTTCTCCtgtcattcacacacactga